One window of the Aulosira sp. FACHB-615 genome contains the following:
- a CDS encoding TIGR03643 family protein, with protein sequence MKLPNLELQTIDRIIEMAWEDRTPFEAIEAQFGLEEKQVIALMRQQMKPSSFRMWRERVTQRKTKHLNKREFVAGRFKSQNQK encoded by the coding sequence ATGAAACTACCAAATCTTGAACTCCAAACAATAGATCGAATTATTGAAATGGCTTGGGAAGATAGAACCCCATTTGAAGCCATTGAGGCACAGTTTGGACTGGAAGAAAAACAGGTAATTGCCTTAATGCGTCAGCAAATGAAACCATCTAGTTTTCGGATGTGGCGAGAACGAGTAACTCAACGCAAAACTAAACATTTAAATAAACGAGAATTTGTTGCCGGCAGATTTAAATCACAAAATCAAAAATGA
- a CDS encoding RNA-binding S4 domain-containing protein: MIKLDQFLKFLGIAPTGGQAKLMIINGDVKVNGVVETRRGRKLVSSDQVTVDGKVFTVEDVIE; the protein is encoded by the coding sequence ATGATTAAACTCGACCAGTTTTTAAAGTTTTTAGGTATCGCCCCAACTGGCGGACAAGCCAAACTAATGATTATTAATGGTGATGTGAAAGTTAATGGGGTAGTCGAAACCCGTCGCGGACGGAAATTAGTTTCCAGCGACCAAGTAACAGTAGACGGCAAAGTTTTTACAGTTGAGGATGTAATTGAGTAG
- a CDS encoding DOPA 4,5-dioxygenase family protein has translation MTQNNLSQSIRENSSIIGFHAHIYYDPETRDVAAQIREELGTRFEVILGRWRDQPVGPHPKSMYQVAFAPDQFPQVVPWLMLNRRGLDVLVHPETGDDVTDHTAHALWLGNKLELNIQVLQR, from the coding sequence ATGACACAAAATAATCTGAGTCAGTCCATAAGAGAAAACAGCAGCATCATCGGGTTTCATGCTCATATTTACTATGATCCCGAAACTCGTGATGTTGCTGCTCAAATCCGCGAAGAGTTAGGTACTAGATTTGAAGTTATTTTAGGACGTTGGCGGGATCAGCCAGTTGGGCCACATCCCAAATCTATGTATCAAGTCGCCTTTGCGCCAGATCAATTTCCCCAAGTTGTACCCTGGTTAATGTTGAACCGTAGGGGTTTAGATGTTCTCGTTCATCCTGAGACTGGTGATGATGTTACAGATCATACAGCCCATGCTTTATGGTTGGGAAATAAGCTGGAATTGAATATCCAAGTCTTGCAACGATAA
- a CDS encoding class I SAM-dependent methyltransferase, with protein sequence MSTGKTLNLTQNLYEYLLSVSLREPEVLLQLRQETAQHPRANMQVAPEQGQFLAFLVKLIGAKKTLEVGVFTGYSSLSVALALPPDGKIIACDVSEEFTSVARRYWEKVGVADKIDLRLAPATETLESLLAQGQAETFDFAFIDADKENYYRYYELALQLVRPGGLIAIDNVLWSGRVLQPELQDSSTTAIREFNSKLAEDDRIDLSLIAIADGLTLARKRH encoded by the coding sequence ATGTCTACTGGTAAAACTCTGAACCTGACACAAAATTTGTATGAGTATCTGTTGTCTGTCTCTCTACGTGAACCAGAAGTACTTTTACAGTTACGACAAGAAACTGCTCAACATCCCCGTGCAAATATGCAGGTTGCACCGGAACAAGGACAGTTTTTAGCGTTCTTAGTCAAATTAATTGGTGCTAAAAAAACTTTAGAAGTAGGAGTTTTTACTGGTTATAGTTCTTTGAGTGTTGCGTTAGCATTACCACCTGATGGCAAAATTATCGCCTGTGATGTGAGCGAAGAGTTTACATCTGTGGCTCGGCGTTATTGGGAAAAAGTCGGTGTAGCAGATAAAATTGACTTGCGACTTGCGCCAGCGACGGAAACTTTAGAGTCTCTTTTAGCACAGGGTCAAGCAGAAACCTTTGACTTTGCCTTTATTGATGCTGACAAAGAAAATTATTATCGTTACTACGAATTGGCGTTACAGTTAGTCCGTCCTGGTGGTTTAATTGCGATTGACAATGTGTTGTGGTCGGGAAGGGTACTGCAACCAGAACTACAGGACTCATCTACCACAGCTATTCGTGAGTTTAATAGCAAGTTAGCTGAAGACGATCGCATTGACTTGAGTTTGATTGCGATCGCAGATGGGCTAACTTTAGCACGCAAGCGTCATTAA
- a CDS encoding GNAT family N-acetyltransferase, which yields MQSLETFKTHRLLAERLQFQHLNELNRMHQNKQVMATLGGVRSDEETRLFIFNNLHHWQRYGYGLWVFRDKINHQFVGRAGLRNTEIDGINEVELAYALMAKFWGQGLATEMGEKILQIGFEILNLQEVVCFTLTTNQASQRVMEKLGFKYEREMIYANLPHLFYRFKA from the coding sequence ATGCAGTCATTAGAGACATTTAAGACGCATCGACTGTTAGCTGAGAGGCTGCAATTTCAACATTTAAATGAATTAAATCGGATGCACCAAAACAAACAAGTTATGGCAACTTTAGGTGGTGTACGTTCTGATGAAGAAACAAGGCTATTTATTTTCAATAACTTACATCATTGGCAGCGTTATGGATATGGGTTATGGGTATTTAGAGATAAAATTAATCATCAATTTGTCGGGCGGGCTGGTCTTCGTAATACTGAGATAGATGGAATTAATGAAGTTGAACTCGCCTATGCTCTGATGGCTAAATTTTGGGGACAAGGTTTAGCTACCGAAATGGGTGAGAAAATCTTGCAAATTGGTTTTGAAATCTTAAATTTACAAGAAGTTGTTTGCTTTACCCTAACCACAAATCAAGCTTCGCAAAGAGTGATGGAAAAGTTAGGTTTTAAGTATGAGCGGGAAATGATTTATGCTAATCTACCTCATTTATTTTATCGGTTTAAAGCTTGA
- a CDS encoding SDR family NAD(P)-dependent oxidoreductase, with translation MPFKENFNNANAITIGASQGIGLGFVKQLIQDIRVNKIYATYRQEETAQELLDLTEEYPDKLTSLQMDITDESQIVTVVKNISAQINKLHLVINCVGLLHEGDLQPEKSLKHINPENLLRYFQINSIGAVLLAKHLLPLFRHPEPSVFASISAKVGSIGDNQLGGWYGYRASKAALNMLMRTTAIEYGRSSPQTLVITLHPGTTDTRLSRPFQRNVPPEKLFSVERTVSQLLTVIEKLEPGDSGQFFSWDGSKLPW, from the coding sequence ATGCCTTTTAAAGAAAACTTTAATAATGCCAATGCCATAACTATCGGAGCTAGTCAAGGCATTGGGTTGGGTTTTGTTAAACAATTGATTCAAGATATAAGAGTTAACAAAATTTACGCCACATATCGGCAAGAAGAAACTGCTCAAGAATTACTAGATTTAACTGAGGAATATCCTGATAAATTAACTTCCCTACAGATGGATATTACTGATGAATCACAGATTGTTACAGTGGTCAAAAATATCAGCGCCCAAATCAATAAGCTGCACTTAGTAATTAACTGTGTTGGACTGTTACACGAAGGTGATTTACAACCAGAAAAAAGCTTAAAACATATTAATCCAGAAAATTTACTACGCTACTTTCAAATTAACAGTATTGGTGCGGTGTTATTAGCTAAACATTTACTACCTTTATTTCGTCATCCAGAACCCAGTGTGTTTGCTTCTATATCGGCAAAAGTGGGCAGCATTGGCGATAATCAACTAGGTGGATGGTATGGTTATCGTGCTTCTAAAGCGGCGCTGAATATGTTGATGCGAACAACTGCAATTGAGTATGGTAGAAGTTCTCCTCAAACTTTAGTTATCACTTTACATCCAGGAACAACCGATACACGTCTTTCTCGTCCATTTCAGCGCAATGTACCCCCAGAAAAATTATTTTCTGTAGAACGTACTGTAAGTCAATTATTAACTGTAATTGAAAAATTAGAACCAGGTGATAGCGGGCAATTTTTTTCTTGGGATGGGAGCAAGTTACCTTGGTAA